From the Anopheles merus strain MAF chromosome 2L, AmerM5.1, whole genome shotgun sequence genome, the window TAGCTGTACTATCGCAACACCATATGGTAGCTCATGAAAAGACTGTTATTATTGTCCTCCAAATTTGGTAAAGGAATGGTGCGTTATTAGGATCTATCGGATATTAATATGAAAGCATGTTTGTCTACTTCTTTACCACTTGaaggcgtgttttttttaaacaaggaATGTTAAAAGTCTGAAGGTAGGGTTTAGGATAGCGACGTTCATTCCAATGGCGATTGCAGAATACAAAATGACACAGTGTGTACAGTGTGCGGTACACATGGAAATGTGGTCTGGTAAACAGtcaaaaacagaaacattaTTCGTTTCGATATGGCAAGACACTCAATGCAAATGGAGAGGTAACAGTGGTCTATTCAAATGTCGTCTATGTCCTTTCGCAAGTTCGTACGATTCGTTGGTGTACATTAtgacaaaggaaaggaaaggaactgtgccaaaataaagtaaagaaaaatacaGAAGAAAACCATTACAAACAACATAATAGAAGGGTAACCAATGTCTAAAGACATCGCTAATCGTATATAGTTTATCATGGCATCGAGTATAACACGAATAAAAACCCCAAGGATAAAGTATGGTAGAATAGATCACACACTAGATCAATTACACGTATTTGAACATAATATTTCGGGACCGTTTCATGATAAAGTTTGATAATTTCATTGACAGTGAAGATCCAGCACAAATATACGCTATCTATGGTTATGGTCCAAGTTTTGTATGCATACCACatggaaaaaatatatacCCATAGCGAAGACTAAGCCTACCGTACATTCGGAGGAGCATCGTTGCAATAGAATGTCCCAGAATAATGAACGTGCGAGATTTGGTGCATCCTGTAATCGATTCCAGCGAGACTCTTAGAAGCACACGTTAATATGAATTGTATGTATTTTCAGTAGCTTAGACTCTTGTGGGTCGTTTCGAATAAATAGCAGAAGTGAAAAGAGCATGTCTCCCATACACTCGAGGGGTAATTGTAGTGTAGGTGGATTTAgaattgtttgatgttttttttaccacaTCGCACCGTTTGATTGTTTGACTTGGCGTATATTAAATTCTACCGAACCGTATGTATCtctgctttttcttcttctatttggagTAACGtccctacgcggacatgccggcctatacaggctttcgagacttaattcattaccatgtACCCCCGGATAGTCAAATCCTTTTGCTAcagggggacggtccattctgggcttgaacccatgacgggcatgttattgagtcgttcgagttgacgactgtaccacgggaccgttTGTATCTCTGCTGTAACGACTAAATATCGGATAACAGTCATTTCCTGCCTTACGTGGAATCGGAGATGCGCGTTTGACAAAATTTGGCAGTGACGCGAATTTAACTCGTGGACATTTGGTACAATTGATTggtgttttcatttaaaaattctAACTAAACTTACAGTAGCGGGTTTACAGTGTCGGGCCCCTAAGCAGTAAGAATTGTTGATGCCCTCTGTACATGATTACCGGGGGGTACTCGGTATCCGTCTTTGATTATGTAACATTTAAACTTaaattttgttgctgccggggggaaggggggggcgTGCTTAGCGGTCGTCTATCGCGGTCCCCAACGTCCATCACCCACGGGGTCCTTCTTGCTAATACAGTGCCATATTCTATCAACTGTTATAGATAATGGACTAAAGATGCCGGGCCCCTCATCGACGGGGCCCACACAATTGCTTATTTTGCTTACCGTTAAAATCGCCACTGTAACCTTATATTTAAACCACACTGATATTTTCGGAGCGCATAAACTGCGTTACTCGAGCACAGCAAAAGAGTGACTAAAATGAGCAGATGAACGAAAATACTCACATTTAGATACGTCACGCACGGTAATCTTGATCCATTCAGCAGATCATGTTGCTTACTTTCAACTACCCAGAATGTACTATTCATAGTTTGTAAACGTCctattattaaataattttgcatAGATAAATTCGGGATGTGCGCGGACGCACTTCCCGGCTACCAAAAATTGCGCATACGAGTTATCCACATGAGGGATAATCGCAGGGGTCAACCCAACCCAGTGTGCAATGGAAGAGCCTCGCCCTGGGGGAACCGCCTTGCTGATCACGGTAACCCCTATGCCAGGTAAGTATGCTTTCTACTACGCTTTCTGGCCCTCCGCATCACTCGCCGACATGCTGCGCTAGCGATTGTTtaccgcacacacatgcaaaggGATGCTAGCTGCCTCTTTGCCCTTATGCTCTCGCCGAGATCAACAGCTCCTCTCACCGGGCATACCTACAGCGAGATTCTCTTCTCATCGcaaatcaccaccatcaccattgAAACTACCAGAGCGAAATAGCGCATTTCTTTTCTCAGTGCGCAGCGTTCATTGATGCTCTTAACCTCTTCGTGGAAATGCATGTGTTATGTTCCTCGTAATCAGGGATACATTTGTACTGAAAATAATCATGAATAGATGACGATATTTAGTCAATGCATTTGTTGCCAACCAATTAGCTTTCGAGGGATGACACTGATTAAGAAATGTACAGCAAATGAAAACCATGCCTCATTTCTCTCAGCGAATTATATGTTATCTCTTGTGCGTTTGTAAACAACTCACTTTGACATTACACCGCACAAGTCTCACTGTTTTGGTGCCGACAAATCAACACAGCTTCTAAAAAGCCGGCTAATCGCATCTAGATTAacgatttattaatttaattaatatgtCTAAATTTCGCTCACTTTTTGCCAAACCGTTTCCAATCATTGGAATGATCCACGTGGGTGCTCTGCCAGGTAGGAAGTGAATGAAGTAAGTTTGATAGCTAAATATTTACAATATATTTTCTGCGCCCAGGAACTCCTCTGTACAAAGGACATGTGAATAAACTTATTAGTGAAGCGCAAGCCGAAGCGAACATTTATCGGAAATGTGGAGTGGTAAGCTGTTAAGctaaatttttatttgataGTGTTAGCGAAACAAACCTGCCACCTTTTAGGATGGTGTGCTGGTTGAAAACATGCACGACATTCCTTACATTCGACCAAGGGATGGCCTCGGTCCAGAAATTACGTCTGCGATGACCAGAGTAACGTTGGCGGTGCGAGAAACAATACCGGACATACCATGCGGAGTGCAAATTCTAGCCGGCTGCAATCATGAGGCTCTGGCCGTAGCCAAAGTATGTCAGTTGCAGTTCATCCGTGCAGAAGGATTCGTATTTGGTCACATGGCTGATGAAGGGTTTACGGATGCATGCGCCGGATCTTTGCTACGCTATCGAAAGCAAATCGATGCAGAGGATGTCCTTGTCTTAACCGATATAAAAAAGAAGCACAGGTACGAAGGTTCTTTTGTAACGCTGTCTGAAGAATGTTGAAACCGAtgtaattttatattttagctCGCACGCCATTACAAGCGATGTCTCAATAACGGAAACGGCAGGTGCGGCTGAATTTTTCCTTTCAGATGGCTTGATAGTGACAGGAAGTTCCACTGGTGCAAGTGCTCAACAGGGTGATTTGCAAGCCCTACGCGGTAAAACTAATCTACCGATAATCATCGGATCTGGACTGACGCTTGCCAATTTAACTAACTATTGGACACTAGCCCACGGTGCAATCGTAGGATCCCATTTCAAAGAGAACGGGCATTGGAGCGCTGCACTTTGTCAGAGACGAGTCCAAACTTTCATGGAAGGTGTAGAAACACTACGGTGTCAACATTCAAGCTAACGGCTAGCAATGGGATTGTTTATTCATATAGCTAAAtcaaactttattttttctgCAACAATAAGTGACCTTTGGGCTTCAGCTTTGCGGCTAGCAGCTTTTGTTTGGTTTCTTCGGCCTCGGTCATATTTCTTTGATATCGTTCTACGGCAAAATCCATTTCTTTGGAAAGTGTCACTATTTGCTTAGCAATTTCGCGCTGCTGAATAATACGCTTCCTTTGATTGGCctatgaaatgaaaatgtataGAGAATGGTTATTGTGTTTTCCTAGAATTAGCTACCAAACATCGGCTTACTCCGAAAGGTGTAACTCTTCCATCCATATAAGTGTAATCTGGCAGATGAGTGAGCAAGctagatttgttcggattCCGCACGCACTTCTTCGTTTCCCCGTTCAGCACGGCTGAGCCCCGAGCAGATGGTACTGCTGTGGAATAAAGTTTAGCTATCAAAAGTGTATTTAACATGAGTTGTAAGCATTTACCTTTGTGTAAATATCGCATAGATATAGGTAGATTTTTAAGCAGAAGCATTTTGCCGGACACCGAAGCGGAGGACTGCACacttttcgttttattttgattatcCAACACACGGTATTTTGACAGCCAGATGATGACACACAGTGGTAGTTACTCTTGGCCAGATTCTGATTAACATTTTCTTGAATGATTTACATTCTTGCAAAACATTTTGGtcttaaaattcaaattaggTTACGTGCATAACTGGTCTCATTTTTTCATAATCAAGCGAGATTACCTCCATCCTACACAGCTGAACATAATTTCATggataaacgaaaaaaaaaaaaataataataattcacaTGAACCCACAGGGCAAAAACCGGTTTTTACGAACTCCTAGCGCCATTGCTCCAAATCGGAGCATTTTTGAAAGTCGTGGTGAGGGTTTTTGAGGTTTCAAGATGGTCACCAAAAAGCTCGCGCTGGAGTGCGATTGTGTTGGTggacaaaattaaattatcaaaaaaatattaaattaaactcatcattatattgcggttcttttcttgcaatgtgtttcgacaagctACATCTAATTATGACCTATACATAGTCTGTTCCTGAGTTACGCGGTTTGCGCGTTCCCGAGGAATCCGTGTAGCTCGAATattcgcgtaagtcgaatttcgagaTTTTCAGTCAAATGACATTTGATTACTCgaaattttttattcaatttagtATTtatccctacccgcaaatttccgttaaatgccttctaatcgccttgtaatcgccggcgaattgaaggcgatcagcagtgcatttagcagtaattaaatgcctttgaaatatgtcaatgaaaaatttcgcttttaatttgaaatttgaaattgcaactgtcaaaagaaaaccttacaagcgtcttcagcactgcactgttgtagtgttcccagatatgagcgtgagattcgatagcacgatttacgtgttatgttctcttgcgttaagctctgagctatttcactttattaaagatggtctacattattcggttgttaaagaccaactcattgaaaggtgataatatatcaaactcatttcgataactaaaataaaaggaaaaatgagatacatatttctcccatcctgataatgaacggtgaacatagtgtaattattttttttttaaaggtattattttaatttcgcttcacataaattttgtttaaagtatttatagtaagaaaaaattaatttaaaaagaaataaacgcagaaaaaagatcataaaaatctggatttgaacacacgctttctcgattcggaaccaaaagcgttattactgctctatttggcagttacattggtacaggtgcaaattcagtacataaacaagctaagatggcggcaagctatctgttctccttgaatcaaaaagttgaaagatttcgaagagaacccgttacagccgtgaaagtttcggttgaaatctttattcgccttctaaggcgactaaggccttaaatgccttctgaatgccttcaaagccgtttaatgctggtagggatattaccgcaggactccacacagcacaacacggagcgcaacattaCAACTGACAGCAGCCAAACGCTTCACAAAACGCATGCGGAAGGAGGTAAAGTGTTTCATTAACTGTCGGTCATCGTAGTAGGTTGGTAGCTTTTTTACGAGCAATGAGCGGCCTAAtaaggatattcaaaacatgttACCAGCAAAgaagcgttttctgaagcgtttggcagttgtcagttgttatgttgcgctccgtgttatgctgtgtggagtcctgcaattacttattttacttatccggcgctacaaccgctttgcggtcttggcttgcctcaggagtgtccgaaaccgctcacgatcacgcgccttcgtctgccagtccgttatcccagCCCCCCCAGCCTTAGACAATCTGCTGTGTAAAAAGGCTATGAATAAGGTCAAAAAGTAAGACAAAGTTGTTCACTCCACGTTCACATCAACGACcgagtttgtttacgttttttaaaGTGTCGACATGCGCGAAAGAGATGGCACGAGAAATCGAGCGATAATATACACTCCTCGGCGCAGTCATCATTGTTACCAAAACAACTAATGGCATATGAACAAAGTTGGAGAGAAGGCACAAAAGCTCACCTCGAAACGAGCACTGTAGGCACGTGAAGGAAGggtagagaaaatgagcgagatAGAGCGATATTCGAACGTCAAAAACCCTCGCCATGTTGTACGGGATGTGTGTTGTCACTACATTTCTGTCATTTTATAATTGATAAAATTTCGCAGgccaataataacaataaaaaagcaaatcgTGCCGTGGCTTGCGGAATTTACCTATTTGAAAGCGATACCAAAGTCGTGGAAAAGAGTTGAGTTAATCAGTAACAATGGTAGCTAAAAGTCCCAATTCCGAGAAAATGGGGAAAAGCAAACAGTCCCACATCGCTTCAGTGTGGAATCGTGCTATTAAATCCAACTCAGAATGGACTGAAAAGGTATGGTACACATGCTCTAGTGTAGAAGCCCCTGCTAAGTTACATCGCTTCGGCATTGATTTTATGAATCAAGACTGAAATAGATTAAACTGGCTTCTACATTTTTACAATACCTCATCTTGCTTGCTCCAAATGCCGACAGTATTGTATGTTGTGACATGTTATTCCTCAATATTGTATCATTTGCCATCCCACTTGCAAAATTAGATTACATCGATAATTTATCTATTACAAAGTTATAATActaatttggttcattttcagGACGATTTTCTGGATGTCGTGTACTGGGCCCGGCAAGTGCTCAGCATTCTCATCGGCATAGTAATGGGTCTCATTCCGCTGAAAGGCTTCATCGCACTTGCTTTGTAAGGGGAGAACGATTTGCGTTGATGCAGTAACAGTAACATAGCTGATATTTTCTTGCAGGTTTGCTCTACTGAATTGTGGAGCCGTCTATCTGTACAGCACTAGCTTCCAAAACATTGACGAGGACGCGTATGGCGGCATGTGGGAAGTTGTAAAAGAAGGCTTCATGACATCTTTCGCGTGCTTTTTGGTCACGTGGATTATCTTCTACACCGGCATCCATTTCGATAGCGTAGTCATAGAAAAGAGTTTATAGAgataaaacaacaaagaaaagaaaagagtgAATTATAAAGGAATGGTAAACTGaagcgaaaaataaaacacccgTTGTTGATTAATTTATTACACATACTCAAGAAACTAAATCCGGCAACATGAAGCATCTTCAATTATTCATATCTGGTCCGCAAGACCATTTCATCTGGAATCTACTTCGATCCTCAACAGTTGTATTGTGGCATATTATTTTCATAGTACTGGATaagaaaatacatttgccACGTTTTTGATAGTTGTATGTTTAatatcaaaacaaataaatgttttgcttttctcttgATTGGATCaataattttcattatttcttcTTCCGGTTCATGTACAAATTAATTCcgtgtttttatattttatggtAAACAACTAAGAAGAATCGGGACAAAAATTAATCTAACTAATTTTGTTTACTAACAATCAAACATAGATACTATTTTCCAGTTCTGCTCATAGAACATCTAAGCTTTACATGATCATCTTTAGGAATAAGAAAATTCTTGTAAAAAGCTGGGGAGCATGGTTCTTGAATTTCTTGAATCCGGCCCTCTACTTCAATCAAGAACTTTTTTCCCAAAAACGCCACGACAAATATTCTAtatgaatgaaatgtttttctGTGATTCTCTTATTTGGTTTGAGAAGATAATTATCACCTTTGATTGAGTTGGTTTGAATGACTATAGATTTCAATTACCTGATGATTTTTAATAGAACtactatttttcaaaacagttTAAAGCGCAATGAATTGAATGAACAAATCACAGGAATCCCATTCAAAAATAAACGCTGCGCACTGAGAAAAGAAATGCGCTATTTCGCTCTGGTAGTTTcaatggtgatggtggtgatttgCGATGAGAAGAGAATCTCGCTGCAGGTATGCCCGGTGAGAGGAGCTGTTGATCTCGGCGAGAGCATAAGGGCAAAGAGGCAGCTAGCATCCCTTCGCATGTGTGTGCGGTAAACAATCGCTAGCGCAGCATGTCGGCGAGTGATGCGGAGGGCCAGAAAGCGTAGTAGAAAGCATACTTACCTGGCATAGGGGTTACCGTGATCAACAAGGCGGTTCCCCCAGGGCGAGGCTCTTCCATTGCACTCTGGGTTGGGTTGACCCCTGCGATTATCCCTCATGTGGATAACTCGTATGCGCAATTTTTGGTAGCCGGGAAGTGCGTCCGCGCACATCCCGAGTTACACTCGAAATACAACAACTGTTTTGAATAACTAATGTTATTAGAagtcaattaaattttaaatctacAACTCAAATCGAAATAGGTAATTCTGAAAATATCAGGTATCTTGATAGATACTAAttgattaaaaatgaaactaaGAGAACCGATTTAGAAACCATTACAAGCAATAGGGCTCTTCACAAGTACTCCTAGACTGCTTGTGCTAAGAAGCTGGCATTCATCAGACAGAATGTGCTATATTAAAACAATAGAATTATAATTGTATTCAAAACTAGTTTTGTAATTTTGGGTCTGttgattggtttttttttacactgcACTTTACTGGTATTGCTGTTTTTTAATGTTGTGattgaaaattaataacaTACAGTAATAATTCAATATTTGAACGGTTTTTAGTTGGCTGatagttcaattaaaaagtatGCGTTTTTATGGaaaaccggtttttgaaaaaaatacaaaaacctcATGGCCTGTCgcgaaaaatttcattttttttatggagaaacgtgccaactaaaaagcacatattcaatagttggcagggaatcgaagttcaaccagaaCACTCgacatgttttttgtttaaagtttatttattatttagtttatattactttctttctttctttggcacaacaaccgttgtcgccCTGCCTATACTACTAGTGGGTTTGGCTTTATCACCTTACCGGCCTTATTtagatgtttttgtttagtttagaTGATTTCTCTAAAACACTCAATGCACCACAAAAAGCTAGCTCATTTGTTTTAGTATCAAATAcagtttcattattttgccATGTAAACTCTACAACATGCTTTTTATGTTTAGAAACAACAGGCATGGCAATTTTGTTATCACAACAAATTATAGCACATGATGCCCGCAccaaaatgataataaaaagtgTGTCATCAATAATGCATAACTTTTGAAGTATCTCTGTTTCACTCTGCGGAAATGGTGCTTATAAACGAAGAATTGCACTGATTTACCgtttgaaaatggttttaCTGCACATAATGCATCTACAGATGGGTGTTACAGATCGACAATTCTTTTGTGGCAACTGGCACTAACTCTAGAGAGTTCCTTTTGACAAAGCTTTGTTAATCATCATGCTCGCCAGTGTAAATTGCGATGGGTGATCCGTATCGCATGATTCCATTGCATCACGACATCTGTTACATTTCCTTTCTTCTATTCGAGCTCAATCGAATTAATAAAATATGCGAAACGACGACCTAGAACTTTCGTAATACTTCGTGGCGAATGAATGAGAGGGGAACTGCATTTTCCTGTTCTTATTTCTATA encodes:
- the LOC121592632 gene encoding respirasome Complex Assembly Factor 1; amino-acid sequence: MVAKSPNSEKMGKSKQSHIASVWNRAIKSNSEWTEKDDFLDVVYWARQVLSILIGIVMGLIPLKGFIALALFALLNCGAVYLYSTSFQNIDEDAYGGMWEVVKEGFMTSFACFLVTWIIFYTGIHFDSVVIEKSL
- the LOC121592065 gene encoding 39S ribosomal protein L52, mitochondrial isoform X2, coding for MLLLKNLPISMRYLHKVPSARGSAVLNGETKKCVRNPNKSSLLTHLPDYTYMDGRVTPFGANQRKRIIQQREIAKQIVTLSKEMDFAVERYQRNMTEAEETKQKLLAAKLKPKGHLLLQKK
- the LOC121592065 gene encoding 39S ribosomal protein L52, mitochondrial isoform X1: MLLLKNLPISMRYLHKAVPSARGSAVLNGETKKCVRNPNKSSLLTHLPDYTYMDGRVTPFGANQRKRIIQQREIAKQIVTLSKEMDFAVERYQRNMTEAEETKQKLLAAKLKPKGHLLLQKK
- the LOC121592064 gene encoding uncharacterized protein F13E9.13, mitochondrial; this encodes MSKFRSLFAKPFPIIGMIHVGALPGTPLYKGHVNKLISEAQAEANIYRKCGVDGVLVENMHDIPYIRPRDGLGPEITSAMTRVTLAVRETIPDIPCGVQILAGCNHEALAVAKVCQLQFIRAEGFVFGHMADEGFTDACAGSLLRYRKQIDAEDVLVLTDIKKKHSSHAITSDVSITETAGAAEFFLSDGLIVTGSSTGASAQQGDLQALRGKTNLPIIIGSGLTLANLTNYWTLAHGAIVGSHFKENGHWSAALCQRRVQTFMEGVETLRCQHSS